A segment of the Arachis hypogaea cultivar Tifrunner chromosome 5, arahy.Tifrunner.gnm2.J5K5, whole genome shotgun sequence genome:
TCACATGTATCATTTGCTTTAAAGGATCAAAATAGCGATATACcaagttttttattatttgaagaatataaatttaatatatcttATTGAAATATagataaaatatcattaaaatattttaaaataaaatatttcaaaaaattgaaTAAAGATACTAATAATATTAagtataaataaaatatgaaaaaaatatttcaatagtACATTAGTACTTGAAGCTACTTTCTTTCAGCTACCAACAAGGTCCTTTAAATCACCCCTATCCAACCCCTATAAATAAGACAAATTCATGTCCATGTGATGCTTTAAATTTCTGGTTTTTAGTCTCATGACATCAGGGACGCGATTTGATGGTCTCAAATTGTTTGGAGTATTAAAACTCCTTTTAAAAGTTAGAAATAAGTTAAAGTTTTGTAGTTTACATTAGGGGTGTATATGGTCTGACCCGTCTCAAAGATTCGATTCGGTTTTGAACACTTTAGAGGTTAATTTGGTGTAATTTTATCGGATTTAGGGTTGGAGAAGGATCTCAAAAATAGATCCGATCATTATTTCGAGTCAGGTCCGGGTCATGGTTtgggtcacccgaaatcggcccggtcatcatacacaattaatatattgtgtattagtgatggatgatggctattcttatgtgaaatttaagtattgtaaactttaatattttgtattattagttattataagactataagttaatgttttatgtttaaaatacataagattttaaactaattaatgcataatattgcattatttgtattaatttaaatatttggtattattagacaatattagtattgattatggttatgctttaattttagagaaaagttggttcttgttatatttttctaagtgagttttaccatgtcaaataatggttggagtcttgaaaatttggatattttcacatgctagcttataatAAGGTATCAAAgtaatgtaatgttaatggcCCGATTTTCGTCCGATATAATTATGGCCCAAAAGTGTATAAGTTTCATCGAgtttagggtcgggttcgggtctaataaatagactcgatatatatttcgggtcgaatctaagtcacatcaaacccggtttcacccggtCATGCACACCCTAATTTACATGATATTTGGGCtagcattaattttttttgtttttatgagcTTGAGCCTGTTTTAGgctttgtttatttttaaattaatcattacaaaattataataaaaacaaaaataaaaaatttcttaccccaagggaaaataaaaaaaattaaaaagacaaaatacttttttatagaaaatttttaCTTGGGCGTGTTTTAGGcttcatttatttttaaattgctATTGGATCATTACAAAAttatgataaaaacaaaaattaaaaacttcttaacccaaaaaaaaaattagaaactttaaaaaatataatatgttttaattaatttcaaaaagataaaaatatttttttaggattagagttgtttgatttttaaaaaataaaaaaaaattgtttgaatgtaaaaagataaaattatcccttttgaatttttagtttaaaCTGTTATCATAtccatttaaaatttaattaaaaagacaaaaatatttttttaatattaatgttgtttaaatatatttaaatttaaaaatttaaatttaatattaaaaaaaattaaaatatcatgtttaagattaattttaaaaagatcaaaaaaattttttagtattaatgttatttaataaaaattaaaatgttaaactTTTTTTTGTCAAGGCCAATCATCCAAAGCCTAATACCATCTCCTTCGTCACTGCAGTTCGTGCACCCTTGAAGCAAGATTGGGATCGGCAGAAAAAGTTTTGATATAGTTTATTCTCCAACGCTCTAGTTTCGTAGTTATCTCAGCTCCTCTTTGGTCACATGTAGTCTTTCCTTTGTACTGAATTCAAGCCTTCCAGTAATGGGTGATCCTTGGTGAGTAATGAATTAAGAATAATTATAAAGAGTAATTGTGGACTctctaatattaaaattctaatttcatcaatacacacacatatatataattgGTGAgtataaatgaaatatttttttccgTTGACTACTTATATagttttattcatgttttataGATAATATAACAATTTAACATATTTTGGCAGTATTCTCTGATATTAGGTCATATAATAtgagtatttaattatttttttattcatatggaATATTAGTAAGCATTATTTTTTAGCTAAAATAGATCTTATacactaaaaaattattacatggaattttttttaaagtaaaatttttttaaatgttaatttttttgtttctgcAGTCCTCTCAGAAAATATGTTTTAATAGATTTGGATATCTATGTAAATTTTAaatgttgatttttttatttccGGCTCagcctttcttttttatttatggtTTGTTAACAAACTAGAAAACCCGAGTGCCCAGATGTCAGATGAAACGACAAAGAAAATAGGTCAGGAagcaagggaaaaagaaaaaaagaaaaacagccATAGCTTCCGATTCTTCTCTCTACAACATCAGTGcgcatctctcttcttcttctttccgttgagtaatgtttgaatttttgttttgtattttttatttaaaccttGTTTTGAAATTTAAGATGAACATTAATGCAAAATTTGAGAAGGCTCTCCAAAATGCTGCAGGTCTTTGCTCACATATGGTCAACGTTAAGGACATTTAGGATGGATATCGTAACTTAGCTGCCGATTAGGACTAGCAGATTGAAACTCCAAATTCAATTTTTCTTGTCATGCGTATAGAAGAACATAACTTATAGTTACAGTCTACCAACTATGATTATATGAATAAAATCATATAGCTCTTATTTTATGCTTCTTTGGTTCTCGTAGGTATTATCTATCATGGATTCTgtatatgtttatttattttagtttgcaGCTGATTTCATGCGGTTAAATTAGTTTTCTGCAACAAGTTTATGCAACATTATATCAggatttataataaattatcatttatctATCTATATACATATTTAGCCAAATTTGGCACATCATACATGATAGTAACAAATAGTTTTGTATATGCCAACCCTTTTCATAATTGTAAATATCATACTCCTAAGCCAAGTCATATTCGAGTGGACTATAATATTAGAACGCACCGATCTCGAATAGCAAAGCAAAGCCAAAAAAAGAAATTCATAACCTACTCTCCATATATAAttctcataataataataataataataataataataataataataataataataataataataataagtcttCCCATAACAATTTAATTGAttgcactaaattaaaatttaccattaagaataaacaaaagaaacagtaataatttagaatttagatagtaacAGCATATTCTCCTAATCAACTCTCAAAATTAATCACGaacaaaactacatctaatctcAAGGTTTACCACCACTCTAATTTTCATATTTCACATTATCCATGCCTTCACCATCATAAATTGCCTACAACCACCAAAATTTTGTACGTCAATGACACTTTAAATTAGCATTGTGGAGCAGTTCCAATATCCAGTgagtgaataaaaaattatatatcatttttgtcCACTTACATTAGTTTGAGGGGCAGAGCTATCTTGTGTATTGAAAGCATTTTCATTGtactttgaaaaagaagttttaTTATGACCAGGAGGGATTTCGCGCACATCCCTACGAACTAATACAGAGATAATGCGTTTCACAAAGAATGTCGAATGATTCCATACGCATGGATGAACAAGTGACTACGTTACCATTATCCACCCACTTAACCTCCCACACATTTGTTGGTTTGGCATACCTACAAACATAATAAGTTATACTATTGTCTCTTGTTTGGTAATCCACGACTCTCATTGCACCCGACTGAACAAGAATATGCCTAAATAAAAAGAATACCTCCCTTGTGTAAGTATCAGTAGCACACATTTCAAGGAGTTCAATACAAGTTTGCATAACTGGAACTCCACGCGCAGATTCATATTCAGCATAAAATTCTCTAAATCGCATATGGCCCAACATTCGTTGGAAGTGCTCAATGAACTCGGACAAGTTATAATGAGGCTTAGTATACTTTCCAATCAACGAATGCAAACCCTCACAGCGCGATGTAATCCTAAATTCAGCAAAGAACTTTTCTCGGATGTAACATGTTGTCCATGATCGACATTTCTCATAAATTTCATTTAGCCATTCCTTTTTCTCAACCCCAAATTCCTCTACCAATGTTTGCCACTTGCTACGGAACAATGGAATTTCGTAATCTCCTAACATACAATCTTTAAACTTAGATGTAAAACGAAGACTACACATATTTGTCGTTGCATTACGCAGGAGATGCCAAGCACACAATCTTTGGTGAGTACCAGGGAATACAGAAGATGGGGCTCTACCATTCATTGTCTCCAAAAACTGTTGTAACACCCATATATAAGTCTCATCAGTCTCATCTATTACAATGCATGCAGCAAAGACAACAGTTTGGTTGTGATGGTTGACACCTGTGAACACAACAAAAGGACACTTGTATTTATTCTTGTTGTATGTAGCATCAAACGCAACAACATCTCCAAACAATTAATAGTCCTCTCTACATAAACCGTCACACTAAAAGAGATTTAGTAACCTTCTATCCATCCCCCGAAACTCTTGATAGTATAAAGATTTATCCTTTGCAGCCATCTCCTCCAAAAATTTAATGCTCTACCTACATTCTCTGGAATCTCACGCCTCACCTTAGCTATTTGATTGGACATGTCTCTAACACCATAGTTCAACTTGTCAAAACCACCACTTTGACTTGCTAGCAAAGCATAAACCTGGGATGTGCTAATTTCCGACTTGCGCATATTGTTCATGAGTGCAATTTCGGCTTTGGACATACTCCGATGACCTGGCAATAACCTGCTCAACCGTCCTTCCAATAGTTCGTGATTATGAACATTTGAAAATCGGGTCACATGCCATCTTCCAGTTACCCCTACAAACTTGACTTGGAATTGTGCTCCACACCCAGTTCTTGTCTCAGTCTTTGGTTCCCTTTTTCTGTTTGGCAAAGTGTATCACTTCTCTAATCGATATCCTTGCCGAAAACACACAAATCTCTGCATGTAGATCTCGTCATTTGAGTTCTTCCAGTTTTTGTCTTTTCTTGCACTGAAACCTTGACTCTTTTACAAATCTGTTGTAAAATTCAAAAGCAATGGGTAGGGTTCCAAAGTGAAACTTGTCAACTTCAACCTCGCCAATGCTTAAAAAGTCAAGTTTCAATAAATCATCAATTGAATCCAATCCATATGcatcatcataatcataatctGTCAATTCTTCAAATATCTCCTCACCGTCTAACTCATcacccaactcttcttcttgctcttgcAAATGAAGAAATCAAACAATAccaaaatatatatgttatttattttttgcctAATAAATTAacggtttaattactctattagttcttatagtttcgcgaaattttcaattaggcccctatactttttttccttttaattgggtccgtgcaccaaattttttttcaattaggtccctcttggtagtaattggcttaattataTAGGgaccaaactaaaaaaaaaattggtacaggaactcaaataaaaagaaaaaaagtatagagactcaattgaaaaaaaattggtgcagggatccaattaaaagaaaaaaaagtatagggacctaattgaaaatttcgcgaaactataaagaccaacaaataattaaacctaaattaaaCACTACACAATGATAATTAGACGTAAATTATTAACAAAACTTAATAATAACTTTCATCAGTCTACATAACATTATCTTTACAGACAAACATTATTTATCAAATCGCTAAAAATTACTATAGAAAAAATTACATATCTCAAACTCAAAGAaaaacaatcaaaagaaaaaaaatttaatacaaaaagaaTGCAGATTTTAAACAATTTTGTGTCTATTTAATTAACAAACTTACAAATTTAGCGATCATGAATAAATATCATATCATCACAATAGCTTACAACAACAATCCATTATATgccaattaaaaattattttaagttttaacttttaTTTACATACTAAGAGAACAAAATTCAATAGCACAGATATGAACATATAATAACCACAAATCAATAGGAATATCACATTTAAAGTAGCATCAATTTGCAAGTAAGAAGAAATCTTAACATGCATTACTAGTAAAATACTATGAACTAGTATTAACTAAGATAAATTGTTAAATCCCAAACTAAAATAAGTATAAAACGAGTAAATGGGTATTGCAATGATttaatgatatttaaaaataaaaaagcagaTAAAccgttaaaaaattattacattttttttaaataaaagaaggtaaaattcaaattttttcagtGAATCAAAAGCAAGGGAAAGCTATGGAGGCTAGTGTTTACCTGTGGTAGTAATAGCATACAGAAGAAGTCATCTGTGATGGGGACAACAACGAAGGTCAGAAGAGGAATATATGCTAGTTCACCAGGTCTTCGAGATTCAAAACGGCGGATATGGATCCTAATTTTGTACCTATGACGGCGAAAAGACGATCAACAGTGTTTCTGAATGACCATGGAAGTATTACGATTGGAGAGGATAGCGCGCCAGGTATTGTAGCGGCACAACAGTGGTCAGGAACTGACGATGTCCTCGAAGAGTTGCGTGGAGTGACAGGCGGCAACTTAAAACTCCTGATAGAGTGGCAACATTTTAAACCTTGAAGTTATTGGAGAGACAGCTCTATTTTCGATTTCATCATAATAACTGAAAAAGAAGTTGATTCACCGTCTAGATTTTTTATTATATCTAAGTCCAGTGGGTTTAAACTTTTTTCTTGGACTTTGCCCatatcaaaaaagaaaaactgattaaaataaaataattattaattataatattaataatctaTACAatcatagttgtaagaaccggaccggaccggccggttcgaccggaaaACCGGTGAACCGGTGATCCAGCCGGTTCGGTTTTAGTTTTGGACCGAAAAAGGAAGAAAACCGCCTAAAACCGGCCGGTTCGTCACAAACCGGACGAAACCGGCCGGTTCGATGTAATTCATGAACCGGCCGGTCCTATGGTGCTCCCAACAAATGCAAGTCTTGGGTGCTCCAGCAGCATTTGAATATTGGATCCAATATTCAAAAATGCATGCAATGGGTTTTGAACCCTTGTCCCCTTGCTATGCAAGGATAAGGAATGCCACCAAGCTAGTGTGCTCATCTGCAAATTTATGTgttaattattctatatattatatatatacgcaactgaattattttatatttatttaatttaattttagttttatactcaatttttttaattctttagaatttatagaattattaaaataagtatcaaatattttaatattaacatttacatattaaaatgctagtaaagatatttattttaaatttttttagagtaTTGAGTTAGTAGATCTTCGAAAATTTCGACTTAAGACTAATTAGTAGGGACATCTAAGTATCACCACTAAATTTCACATGAAAAATTAATGGAGTGACGTAATGTGTTCATCGTTTACTATCTTGAAGGGCcaaattgatattttattttttttcaaaggcTAATTAATttgaagtaaaaaattttaaggatgaacataattgtcactttattcaattttttactattttatattttttatttacgtacgACCGGTTctatcggttcaaccagtaacccaccggttgaaccagtaaaccagtaaaccagtaacttgaccggttcgatc
Coding sequences within it:
- the LOC140184883 gene encoding protein FAR1-RELATED SEQUENCE 5-like → MHVKISSYLQIDATLNVIFLLICEQEEELGDELDGEEIFEELTDYDYDDAYGLDSIDDLLKLDFLSIGEVEVDKFHFGTLPIAFEFYNRFVKESRKREPKTETRTGCGAQFQVKFVGVTGRWHVTRFSNVHNHELLEGRLSRLLPGHRSMSKAEIALMNNMRKSEISTSQVYALLASQSGGFDKLNYGVRDMSNQIAKVRREIPENVGVNHHNQTVVFAACIVIDETDETYIWVLQQFLETMNGRAPSSVFPGDYEIPLFRSKWQTLVEEFGVEKKEWLNEIYEKCRSWTTCYIREKFFAEFRITSRCEGLHSLIGKYTKPHYNLSEFIEHFQRMLGHMRFREFYAEYESARGVPVMQTCIELLEMCATDTYTREVFFLFRHILVQSGAMRVVDYQTRDNSITYYVCRYAKPTNVWEVKWVDNVRRDVREIPPGHNKTSFSKYNENAFNTQDSSAPQTNAIYDGEGMDNVKYEN